The genomic segment CAATGTCGACGAGCCTCTTGTGAACGCGGAGCTCGAACTTGTCGAAGGTTGCGGTGCCCTCTCCGTCCGGGCTCTTTCTGGTGGTGATCCTTATCCTCTTGGTCGGGAGCGGTATCGGGCCGCTCATCCTAACACCGGTCCTCTCGGCGATCTGCCTGATTTGGTCGGTGACCTCGTTGAGGGCCTTAATGTCCGTACTTGCGAGCTTAATCCTTGCCTTCTGCATTTCCGTCCCTCCTAAAAGCTAGGAACTAAAGGAAAGGCCGAAGAAATCACTCGGCCTTCTGAACTGAGATAACCATACCTGCGGCGACGGTCTGGCCCATGTCACGGATGGCGAACCTGCCCATCTGCGGGATCTCCTTGACCGGCTCGATGACCATCGGCTTGGTCGGCCTGAGGACGACGATGGCCGAGTCACCGGTCTTGATGAACTGCGGGTTCTGCTCCACGACGTTACCGGTCTTCGGGTCGAGCTTGGCAAGGAGCTCCTCAAACCTGACGGCGACCTGGAGGGTGTGTGCATGGAGGACCGGGGTGTAGCCGACGGTGATGGCGGTCGGGTGGTTGAGGACGATGATCTGGGCCTTGAAGGTGTCCTTCGGCCTGACGACGGTCGGTGGAGTGTCGGTATGTCCGGCAACGTCACCGCGCTTTATGTCGTTCTTACCAACGCCACGGACGTTGAATCCGATGTTGTCACCTGGATAGGCCGCGGGCATGGACTCGTGATGCATCTCGATGGATTTGACTTCGCCCTTGATGTCCTTGTGGAAGATGGTGCTGGCCGGCTCGAAGAGTATAACATCACCGACCTTGAGGACACCGGTTTCGACACGGCCGACTGGAACGGTACCGACACCCTTGATGGAGTAGACGTCCTGGATCGGAATGCGGAGCGGCTTGTCGGTCGGCTTCGGCGGCTCCGGTATCTGGTCGAGGGCCTCGAAGAGGGTCGGGCCGTTGTACCAGGGCATCTTGTCGCTCTTGGTAACGACGTTGTCACCCTCCCAAGCGCTGGTCGGGATGACCTGAACGTTCTTGTAACCGAGCATCATGAGGAGCTTCTTAACCTGGTCGGCAACCTGCTTGAACTTCTTCTCGTCGTAGTTGACCATGTCCATCTTGTTGATGGAGACTATCATATAGTTGATACCAAGGGTCCTTGCAAGGAAGGCGTGCTCCTTGGTCTGCGGCATGACACCGTCGGTGGCGGCGACGACGAGAACGGCGGCGTCGGCCTGGCTGGCACCGGTGATCATGTTCTTAACGAAGTCCCTGTGGCCCGGAGCGTCGATGATGGTGATGTACCTGTGCGGGGTCTCGAACTTGGTGTGGGCGACGTCGATGGTGATACCCCTCTCGCGCTCCTCCTTGAGCCTGTCCATGACCCAGGCGAACTTGAAGGACTTGCCCTTCTCACCCATCTGCTCGAACTTCTGGATGATGTTCTCCGGGATGTTCTTGCT from the Thermococcus sp. genome contains:
- the rpsJ gene encoding 30S ribosomal protein S10 encodes the protein MQKARIKLASTDIKALNEVTDQIRQIAERTGVRMSGPIPLPTKRIRITTRKSPDGEGTATFDKFELRVHKRLVDIEADERAMRQIMRIRVPEDVTIEIELIS
- the tuf gene encoding translation elongation factor EF-1 subunit alpha; its protein translation is MAKEKPHINIVFIGHVDHGKSTTVGRLLFDSKNIPENIIQKFEQMGEKGKSFKFAWVMDRLKEERERGITIDVAHTKFETPHRYITIIDAPGHRDFVKNMITGASQADAAVLVVAATDGVMPQTKEHAFLARTLGINYMIVSINKMDMVNYDEKKFKQVADQVKKLLMMLGYKNVQVIPTSAWEGDNVVTKSDKMPWYNGPTLFEALDQIPEPPKPTDKPLRIPIQDVYSIKGVGTVPVGRVETGVLKVGDVILFEPASTIFHKDIKGEVKSIEMHHESMPAAYPGDNIGFNVRGVGKNDIKRGDVAGHTDTPPTVVRPKDTFKAQIIVLNHPTAITVGYTPVLHAHTLQVAVRFEELLAKLDPKTGNVVEQNPQFIKTGDSAIVVLRPTKPMVIEPVKEIPQMGRFAIRDMGQTVAAGMVISVQKAE